aattaaatttaatagttaACCGAAGAGAGAGGACATGACAATATTGATTACTGAAGAGGAAGAGCAATGATTCGTATTCCTTGATTAAACTCTGGTAGTATTTAatacatacaaataaataaataataaaaaatagaaaagtggGAGAGGACTTTTGTTACCTGGGAGCGTGAGGGATTGGAAGGGTTTTTAGCGGAGCGAGATGCACTCAAAGTTAAAGAGGAAAATGAAGAAAGCCATGAAAACGAAAGCAAATTGGAATTGGAATTGGGCGTGCGAGACGGAGGCAGCGGAGAAGAGAGTGATGCACATACTGATAATACTGTTCCGGAAGAGCAACTCATCTGTACCTCAAATCAAGTCGCCGACGAGAACAAGTGCAGACAGTGTTagacttttctgattccataACAAAATGCAGACCGCAACCAATGATAGATCACGCGGTGCGGGGAACAAGAAATTAAACAAGATGAAGAAAGAGGGAAGGAGAATGAGAACGAACCGGAGACTGCGGTCGAAGTGATGGCCGGGGGATTCCGGTGTCGGAACAGAGAAAATCGCCGGCGAAAAGGAGGCGGCAGAGTGTGCGAGTCGAAAGACAGCGTCAAAAGTTAGGGATTAACCGATGGACGACGATAATgtaacacttttcttttttccctttattttattttattttttgcagtTCCTTCcttattctatttttaagaaataataaataaatatatatgatttggttatatttttattttagtattttttttaaatggaaaaaGTATAATACGAGTGATATTTTATTCGTTTTACATTCTTTGTAAATTTCaataagttttcattttagTTATTTTGACAGTCTcaacttttattctttattagtTATGTTTTGCATTTGACTAATTGAGACGAGTTGTTagttataatttgaaaatagaatTATTTACAATATCTACAATATATGAAATTCAAACAAATATCTTTCGCGTCTGTTAATCTAAAAATTGGAAATACagataacattttattattccatatttattttctttaaaatggCAGTTGAAGATCTTGCATTcgaatatattttgtttgagtgGAACGTTATAGCATTAATAATTGAAAAGTATTTTGTTTGtcattaaattaaaaggttgtttaaaacatttatgGAAGATTGTcagtatatttaatttaattatgttttagttATACTTAACAGTTGTGGTTTTAGAGTAAGTTCTGTTAGGAAAGGGGGTTGGGAGGAAAAGTTATATACGTAGAGCGGTGTCGGGGTGTAAGGTGTAAATGCATTGAATTCAATTCACCTGATGTTCAACGCATGCCATCGCTCTCTGTCTTTCGATGTTTCTTTCCTTTGTTTGCTAATTCTTAGTATTTATAATACTGATTATTAGAGAAtagtgagagaaagagagaggggGAGGCAGAGTAGAAGTGAAGGATTCTTTGCTTGTTGGCGGTGGAAACCACGGCGCGATGGCGGAAGGGGAAGAGATTCGGCCTGACTTGCTGAAAAACACGCCTTCTAACATTGCGAGATTGGAGGATGTGATCGAACACTCTAAAGCGAGGCAGAAGTATCTGGCGCAGACGTCTAGCCCCTCTGATGGCGGTGATGTTAGGTGGTACTTTTGTAAGATCCCTCTCGCTCCCAACGGTATCTGTCTAATTCCATCGCTAGGGTTTTAGAATTTCAATTCAGTACTCACATTATATTTATAGGAATAGTAACTATCTCTCTATTCATCTGGATTCTGGAGACACGCATTCTTGATTGTTATTACTCATTACCCGCTCCGCCGCATTCgtaaacaattaattttttcgAACAGAGTTGGCAGCGTCAGTCCCACGAACAGAGATTGTAGGCAAGAGTGACTATTTTCGTTTTGGCATGAGAGATTCTCTAGCCATTGAAGCATCTTTCTTGCAGGTCATTTTATGAAATGTATACTTTAATATTTCGTAGTATTGCTCTTTTATTTCAATCATCAATCTAGTGACCTTTAGATAGTGAGATTCTTTCTTGTATATGGATTGATAGAGAGAGGAAGAACTGCTTTCTAGTTGGTGGAGGGAGTATGCGGAATGCAGTGAAGGCCCAAGAGAACGGCTAAGTTCCAGTACAAAGTCAGATACTGGATCTTTTTTGGGACGTACTGAACCATCTCAACTCTATGAAATAGAAGAAGAGAGGGTTGGTGTCCCTGTAAAGGGAGGACTGTACGAGGTAGACATGGTTTCCAGACATTGTTTCCCTGTTTATTGGTACGGAGAAAACAGACGTGTCCTAAGAGGCCATTGGTTTGCACGTAAAGGGGGACTGGATTGGCTACCACTTCGTGAAGATGTTGCTGAACAACTAGAGATTGCTTATCGAAGTCAGGTCTGTATGATTAttcaaattattcattttaatgcGTGATTTCCTTTTTCAATTACGAAAATGCTGTTCTGGCACACGATTATGAAAATGTGTTTAGCACAACTATTGCACTTCAATTACTAGGTAAATGCCCGGGTTTTTCTAACTATCTAtttctttgtttcttaattgttatttatttatattttattggatgAAAATTTATGAGATTAGGATCAGAAGGTATGTTGTAAGCCTAAAAGAGGTGAaagcaaaataagaaaaacaggAAAGGACAGGCAAATAAAGCATTTGAAATACTGTTTTTTTGCAGGGTTTCAATTAGAATGGGCATATTTcagtttgttttctttattgcTTCAGAAAGTGAAAGATTTATTTCTTATTGATTTCTATAGGTTTGGCACCGAAGGACATTCCAACCATCAGGACTTTTCGCTGCTCGAGTTGATTTGCAAGGCTCCACTCAGGTATGCagattctttaaaaaaaatgatactatttatttgggttaaatatatctatatatatatatatatttatatatgtgtaATCCTTGTAAATAGAGCAATGTTTGTCATTAGTCCCTAGATAAACAATTTCCTTTGATTTGCAAGGCTCCACTCAGGTATGCAGATTCTTTCAAAAAAATGATACTATTTATTtgggttaaatatatatatgtaatccTTGTAAACAGAGCAATGTTTGTCATTAGTCCCTAGATAAACAATTTCCTTTTGATCTCCCATTTATAGAATTGTCTGTGGTCACTATTTCCTTAAGTGGAGACTACAAAGAGGCATTCACACCTAACACATTTCTAAAGCAAAGAGACAAAAGAAGCAATTTTTTCTTGAGGATCTAAAGGTTaacattttaaatgtttataggGCATACAACATATTTAAGCCATTTATTTAGAGTTGTGGATTGAATTTTATTACCAATATCTGTTGCATTATTGTATTTTGGTGTTGAAAATGCAGGGCCTGCATGCCCTTTTCACAGGAGAAGACGACACCTGGGAGGCCTGGCTAAATATTGATGCTTCTGGCTTTTCTAGTTTTGTTAGTTTTACTGGAAATGCAATCAAGCTTAGACGTGGTTACTCTCCATCAAATTCTCCAAAACCAACCCaggttttctatttttattccCCTCCTTTACTGCTATAATAACATGTAGGTACAGATAGTATGCCATTAGAGTTTTCCTCATTCTTTACGTAGGAGAGCGCAAGTGATATCCTAATTTTGCTATGTAATTTGATCTTCTACTATTTTTGTGATTCTAAAGGTGTGTTTGTGCTGACATACACATTGTCATGTCTACCATACCccaatcaaatattatttaacacatTTTATATTAGATAGAAAGTCAGCAAGTATATCACATTCAGTGTAAGTGATTATTGAAATGGGAAAATATTACTATGTTTCTTAtgattacatttatatatatatatatatatatatatatatatgtatatatatatgtatatatatatatgtatatatatatataacctgtATCTCATTTTTTATGCATTTGATTTCATATTGTGGATAGTCATTAACAAATTGTATGTGAATTTTTTGGAAGGACATAAATACAGATATTTCTATTGTTATTAAGTTGGAACTTTTAGCAGGATGAACTAAGACAGCAGAAGGAGGAGGCTATGGATGATTACTGCTCCCAGGTATCAagattattatcattattatagttATGTCTCTCACCAGTCGCGTCACAGTTGTTACGTTTCTGCTGACACCTGGGGGAACTCTGTTTTCAGAAAACTGAATTTATCAGATATAGCTCCCCAGTCCTGCCTTGGTTTATTTGATGTCAATTACATGACAGTAATTGTTTGTAGGTCCCTGTTCGTCACTTGGTATTTATGGTTCATGGTATTGGCCAAAGGTTGGAAAAATCCAATTTGGTTGATGATGTGGGCAATTTCCGGCATATTACAGCAAGTCTTGCAGAGCAGCACCTTACTGCTCATCAGCGTGGCACCCAAAGGGTCCTCTTTATTCCATGCCAggtattcaatattttattctctgTGTGTTCCAAGCCTTTTGTGCTCCGTTATTTTTCTCCTCTGTTTTGAGGGTGATTTTCGAAGTTGTTTAGCTACTTGTACAAGCTATGATGACGTAGGAAAGAGAAATCCTATTGAATCAACCAAAATTAAACACCAAAAAAATGCCAAAACATAAACCAGTCACAAACATGTTTAGGGCCACTGAGAATCCTTGAGATCATTCCGTATGAAGTTAATGCTTGAATGACTATGTAAATAGAACATACACAGAAACCTGATACCCTTATTTATTAGGTTCGCTAGTGTTAGTCATGATCTTCCCTTTATTTAATTCTAACTAATTGACTATTTCATGTTATCAAGTGGAGAAAAGGTTTGAAGCTGAGTGGTGAAACTGCTGTTGAAAAAATAACATTAGATGGAGTGCGGGGATTGCGAGTCACATTGAGTGCAACTGTTCATGATGTATTATACTACATGAGCCCAATTTACTGTCAAGACATAATTGACTCGgtatgttttcatatttttttgagTGTATGTACTGCTCTGAAtcttcatttaattatattgtttataGGTCCTTGTTCGTCACTTGATATTAACCCTCTTTTTGtacatttaaataaactaaGCAAAGCATTAATGATCTTGACAGCAATGATACGTGGTGTACTTTTATTCATCACACGCTGCTAATCTGGTTTCAATTGACTGTAATAGCTCAATACGTTGCTCAATCACTATTGTTTTGAGTTGTTTGGCTAAgtaaattcttatttttgtgttttcaatcctTCTGGcatttaagaaataattatttgGCCTGTTATTTACATTGGTACTTTTCTTGAATGATAAAGCTAAAAAAATGATTACTTagctttttttcttaaactatGTATTTGGCTCTCAATGCTTGTCTAGTTCAATGTAAATGATGAAACTGTCTTTcattgaatatataaaaaaaaggtaaaacaaaGTGTAGCTTCCCTGACATGTGATGTTTGAGAACACTACAGTGGAACTTCAATGAATCATCTTGACCTTTACTCTCTTTTCCTCTCATTTTCTGACATTTTCAGTTGTATTGTTGATGGAACATAGTCTTAGAAATTCATTCAAACAATAGTTGGTTGTTTCTTCATTCTTCTAATCTTGCTTTAGCTTCGTTTAGAATCCATAAATCCCAAATTCCATTTTCTAAGAGCTCAAGGAAGTTTTATATCTAGAAACTCCCTTGCATGTACATGCTTGTTtccaaacatatttttcaatttcaaaactatGCTGCAATACATAAATGAAACATTTTCCTTTTAGGATTATGTGTAGTTACACTGcagatataatttttaaaaactagatgcacaatcactttttttattttttttcagtgGTTGAATTTAGGTTGCTTTTAAAAGTTGCATTTATACCTTTGTAATAGAGATTGACCTGGGAATTTACACCTCTTTAGGTATCTAACCAACTGAATCGATTATATCTGAAGTTTCTCAAAAGGAATCCTGGATATGATGGAAAGGTACTTCAATGAGTAGATTTCCTTCATTTCCCCTGTACGTTTTCAATGTCTACAGTGGTTCACTTCATGCTGACTTGTGTAGGTTTCATTATATGGTCATTCTCTGGGAAGTGTTCTCTCATATGATATCCTTTGCCATCAAGATAATCTATCATCTCCATTTCCTATGGAATGGATGTATAAGGAACATGATCAAAATGAAAACTCACTCCCTAATAAGGAATATAATTATGTGCAGAACTCACTAATCAATCCGGATGACACTTTTAGTATGGTGAGTCCCTCTGAAGAAAATAAGGGTACTCAACATACTAGTCCAGATATGGAGGAAGAATATTGTGAGGAGTCCTCAGTTTTAGGTCCTGAGTTATCAAGTGTACATGAATTTTCTGCAGAACCTAGCTTTGTGGAACCAAATAACAAGGGAGATGTTTCTGAGTTCCTTTCTGATTCCAGCTACACGAATGTTGAAAAAAAGGGTGCATTGGATGAGCCTGAGAGCATGAATGTCGGGTTGCCAGCAGATAAGGACGAATGTAAGGTTGCAAGAAATAAAGACGAAGTAATAAACAAGCTCAGAGAAGAGGTTAGTTTCTAGTTGTACTTTTTccagttttagaaaaaaaaattgtttttgttggtCCTTTATAGCATGCTTTTCCCTTTAAAGAGAGTGAGAAGGATTGAGAGGatgtaaatatgaaaacaacCTTACTGTTAACACCGTCACTCCTTTAAGATGAAGCAAGAATGTTCATGTGCAGTGCAACATGTTTCAAATGAAATTATCTTTAAGTTGTTATAGGTTCATGTTGAGTAATGATCTATTTGTAACTTGCAATAACGTTTAAGGGTATGATATTTGtgctaaaatttaattttaataataaagaatgAAGGAATTTCACTGATCATGTATGGCTTATTGTCAACCACCAATTTACCCTATTTATAGATTAGGAGCAGGCTAATATTTTATAGTCCTCAAATTATAGGGAACCGTATATTGATTAAGTGTAGAAGTCTATATATGATGGCGATTTATGCCTCATTTTCCCCCATTGTTTTGTTGGTTCTGTAAATCGTTCTTCTCACCAACTGTCCCAATTTCATTTGTTCTATAATAAAACCTTGGGTTTTAGTCAACGTGAATGGAAGTTTGTTTGTCACACTTAGGTTTATAGGGATAGTGTTTTAGCAAACCAAGGTTGTCATGTTAATTACCAGAATACCTCCTTGTCTATATTTAGTTCGTAAGTTGTGACTATCCAACTTTAATTGTTTAGATTGATTCATTGAAAGCTGAATTGGAATCACGTCATAGCATTAATCAAACCGAGGAAGAATTACATTCTGGTAattactgatttttttttacttgagaTGTTTTCTATGTTcatcttgttttttatttacaacACAGCAAATAAGGATGCTTACATGCTTTTTGCACAATGACAGTACAGAAGTTATCTAAAAAGTCACCTTCCATACAAGATGCACCAAAGAGTTATACCCCATATATAAAGTACACAAAGCTTCAGTTCGAGGTAGGAAAGAGATACGAACTTGGATTCTGTCATCTGTGTATAACACTTAAATGTGTTCTTGTGATTTGCatttaacagattcaaaactaACAAAAGACAGGCCATTGTTAATTACtacattaaatatttagtaGTTCAGGTTAAGATCAAAATTATTCCAGGATACAGCTTATTTTAGGCCTTTATTAAAGCGACTATCTTTAGTTTCTGCAGAAAgtagtaaaataatttatttgaggTTTTTTCTTTTCGTCTCCTAAAATGCTTATATAATCACTATAAtgtttttagatatattttttatttcttaaaaaagtattttcctGAGAACAAGAACAAAAAAGAACCCCATTTATCTTATTGTTCATTTGTTTAACTGCATTTATGCCAGGTCGATACATTCTTTGCTGTTGGATCTCCACTTGGTGTATTTCTTGCACTTCGTAATATTCGCATAGGCATTGGTAAGCAAGTCTTTTATATagtatttaacattttatttcagATCTTGATCAATCTTGAAGAGGCTCCTTCTATATACTGTTCGTTGGCTTTGATTTGATGTGAATTCTAAACGATGAAATTTGTACTTAAAATCAGTAGAATTTAAGATTGACATGAAGCTGGAAGCAAATCATGGAAAGAGAGGCAACTAGTTGGAAGAGAAAAGTAGTTGTTGAGATAAGGTGGAGTTTTAGATTTTTAGAGAGCTTGCCAAAAAGGTTGTAGAGGATGGTGCCACTCGGATACTTGTTTGTGGTTTTAGGCATATAGGAtggaaaagaaactaaaagaaacTCCATACTGTAAAGTTAATGTTGTCTTGATATGATATGAAGATTATGAAAGACATATGAAGGGGAAGATAACGAGAGAGATTCTGTTATTCCTCTAAGCCAAGGGAAACCCCTTCTTCTACTACAACTGTGAAGACAGGTTATTAGCATCTCAAATAAATACTTTTCCATCTCCTGTTCGAtagaaaatcatatttataagtCCCTCTACTCAACTCTCAAATTTTCGAATAGACCTCTCTAACTACTCTTACCACCTCCTTTACTAACTGGGATTTCCAGTTACCAGTCACCCATTACATCCCGTTGGTTCATTTGCCTCCTTGTATAATAGACCTTTAATATTGGAATCTCTTGGCGAGGTTCATAACGTATGATGTTTTCCAATGTGatacaaaaacatataaaattggCCTTTATTTATGCTAATGCTAGATTATAATTCTAACTGATTAATGAATCATTGGGGTAAAGAAATATAGGGACTAATCCTGAGAAGGTAACCTAagatatattcaaattaattgtaaaatacaGTTGCTGCTatacttttgaaattttgtcaTGTATTCTAACACTGATCAACTTTCGCTATGTGTTCTTTTGTACTAACAATCTCCATTCAATTTTGTTTGgctttattaaattaatgttaaaacaCTTTATGTGCTTTTATCAggaaaaaaagttatgattacAAGTGTCAGTCGTAATAACATCCAGTTTTTAATCATATGCATCTAGGTTGATTGCTatgtattttttcttgtttgtt
The Vigna angularis cultivar LongXiaoDou No.4 chromosome 5, ASM1680809v1, whole genome shotgun sequence genome window above contains:
- the LOC108340264 gene encoding phospholipase SGR2 isoform X1, translating into MAEGEEIRPDLLKNTPSNIARLEDVIEHSKARQKYLAQTSSPSDGGDVRWYFCKIPLAPNELAASVPRTEIVGKSDYFRFGMRDSLAIEASFLQREEELLSSWWREYAECSEGPRERLSSSTKSDTGSFLGRTEPSQLYEIEEERVGVPVKGGLYEVDMVSRHCFPVYWYGENRRVLRGHWFARKGGLDWLPLREDVAEQLEIAYRSQVWHRRTFQPSGLFAARVDLQGSTQGLHALFTGEDDTWEAWLNIDASGFSSFVSFTGNAIKLRRGYSPSNSPKPTQQDELRQQKEEAMDDYCSQVPVRHLVFMVHGIGQRLEKSNLVDDVGNFRHITASLAEQHLTAHQRGTQRVLFIPCQWRKGLKLSGETAVEKITLDGVRGLRVTLSATVHDVLYYMSPIYCQDIIDSVSNQLNRLYLKFLKRNPGYDGKVSLYGHSLGSVLSYDILCHQDNLSSPFPMEWMYKEHDQNENSLPNKEYNYVQNSLINPDDTFSMVSPSEENKGTQHTSPDMEEEYCEESSVLGPELSSVHEFSAEPSFVEPNNKGDVSEFLSDSSYTNVEKKGALDEPESMNVGLPADKDECKVARNKDEVINKLREEIDSLKAELESRHSINQTEEELHSVQKLSKKSPSIQDAPKSYTPYIKYTKLQFEVDTFFAVGSPLGVFLALRNIRIGIGKGQEYWEQENIREEMPACRQLFNIFHPYDPVAYRIEPLVCKEYISQRPVLIPYHRGGKRLHIGFQEFTEDLAVRTHSVKNYMISARDKVITLCQSRKFDNSEGESSEEEEETSYGSFMIERLTGSKSGRIDHMLQDKTFEHPYLQAIGAHTNYWRDYDTALFILKHLYRDTPEDQDIIEDPDLSIVSSMDKSKHESTSVGWYEPRDTIEEDLPLTFSDKVMVRSFSSKAKKVLQKHTAPNY
- the LOC108340264 gene encoding phospholipase SGR2 isoform X3, producing MAEGEEIRPDLLKNTPSNIARLEDVIEHSKARQKYLAQTSSPSDGGDVRWYFCKIPLAPNELAASVPRTEIVGKSDYFRFGMRDSLAIEASFLQREEELLSSWWREYAECSEGPRERLSSSTKSDTGSFLGRTEPSQLYEIEEERVGVPVKGGLYEVDMVSRHCFPVYWYGENRRVLRGHWFARKGGLDWLPLREDVAEQLEIAYRSQVWHRRTFQPSGLFAARVDLQGSTQGLHALFTGEDDTWEAWLNIDASGFSSFVSFTGNAIKLRRGYSPSNSPKPTQQDELRQQKEEAMDDYCSQVPVRHLVFMVHGIGQRLEKSNLVDDVGNFRHITASLAEQHLTAHQRGTQRVLFIPCQWRKGLKLSGETAVEKITLDGVRGLRVTLSATVHDVLYYMSPIYCQDIIDSVSNQLNRLYLKFLKRNPGYDGKNSLINPDDTFSMVSPSEENKGTQHTSPDMEEEYCEESSVLGPELSSVHEFSAEPSFVEPNNKGDVSEFLSDSSYTNVEKKGALDEPESMNVGLPADKDECKVARNKDEVINKLREEIDSLKAELESRHSINQTEEELHSVQKLSKKSPSIQDAPKSYTPYIKYTKLQFEVDTFFAVGSPLGVFLALRNIRIGIGKGQEYWEQENIREEMPACRQLFNIFHPYDPVAYRIEPLVCKEYISQRPVLIPYHRGGKRLHIGFQEFTEDLAVRTHSVKNYMISARDKVITLCQSRKFDNSEGESSEEEEETSYGSFMIERLTGSKSGRIDHMLQDKTFEHPYLQAIGAHTNYWRDYDTALFILKHLYRDTPEDQDIIEDPDLSIVSSMDKSKHESTSVGWYEPRDTIEEDLPLTFSDKVMVRSFSSKAKKVLQKHTAPNY
- the LOC108340264 gene encoding phospholipase SGR2 isoform X4, yielding MAEGEEIRPDLLKNTPSNIARLEDVIEHSKARQKYLAQTSSPSDGGDVRWYFCKIPLAPNELAASVPRTEIVGKSDYFRFGMRDSLAIEASFLQREEELLSSWWREYAECSEGPRERLSSSTKSDTGSFLGRTEPSQLYEIEEERVGVPVKGGLYEVDMVSRHCFPVYWYGENRRVLRGHWFARKGGLDWLPLREDVAEQLEIAYRSQVWHRRTFQPSGLFAARVDLQGSTQGLHALFTGEDDTWEAWLNIDASGFSSFVSFTGNAIKLRRGYSPSNSPKPTQQDELRQQKEEAMDDYCSQVPVRHLVFMVHGIGQRLEKSNLVDDVGNFRHITASLAEQHLTAHQRGTQRVLFIPCQWRKGLKLSGETAVEKITLDGVRGLRVTLSATVHDVLYYMSPIYCQDIIDSNSLINPDDTFSMVSPSEENKGTQHTSPDMEEEYCEESSVLGPELSSVHEFSAEPSFVEPNNKGDVSEFLSDSSYTNVEKKGALDEPESMNVGLPADKDECKVARNKDEVINKLREEIDSLKAELESRHSINQTEEELHSVQKLSKKSPSIQDAPKSYTPYIKYTKLQFEVDTFFAVGSPLGVFLALRNIRIGIGKGQEYWEQENIREEMPACRQLFNIFHPYDPVAYRIEPLVCKEYISQRPVLIPYHRGGKRLHIGFQEFTEDLAVRTHSVKNYMISARDKVITLCQSRKFDNSEGESSEEEEETSYGSFMIERLTGSKSGRIDHMLQDKTFEHPYLQAIGAHTNYWRDYDTALFILKHLYRDTPEDQDIIEDPDLSIVSSMDKSKHESTSVGWYEPRDTIEEDLPLTFSDKVMVRSFSSKAKKVLQKHTAPNY
- the LOC108340264 gene encoding phospholipase SGR2 isoform X2, whose protein sequence is MAEGEEIRPDLLKNTPSNIARLEDVIEHSKARQKYLAQTSSPSDGGDVRWYFCKIPLAPNELAASVPRTEIVGKSDYFRFGMRDSLAIEASFLQREEELLSSWWREYAECSEGPRERLSSSTKSDTGSFLGRTEPSQLYEIEEERVGVPVKGGLYEVDMVSRHCFPVYWYGENRRVLRGHWFARKGGLDWLPLREDVAEQLEIAYRSQVWHRRTFQPSGLFAARVDLQGSTQGLHALFTGEDDTWEAWLNIDASGFSSFVSFTGNAIKLRRGYSPSNSPKPTQDELRQQKEEAMDDYCSQVPVRHLVFMVHGIGQRLEKSNLVDDVGNFRHITASLAEQHLTAHQRGTQRVLFIPCQWRKGLKLSGETAVEKITLDGVRGLRVTLSATVHDVLYYMSPIYCQDIIDSVSNQLNRLYLKFLKRNPGYDGKVSLYGHSLGSVLSYDILCHQDNLSSPFPMEWMYKEHDQNENSLPNKEYNYVQNSLINPDDTFSMVSPSEENKGTQHTSPDMEEEYCEESSVLGPELSSVHEFSAEPSFVEPNNKGDVSEFLSDSSYTNVEKKGALDEPESMNVGLPADKDECKVARNKDEVINKLREEIDSLKAELESRHSINQTEEELHSVQKLSKKSPSIQDAPKSYTPYIKYTKLQFEVDTFFAVGSPLGVFLALRNIRIGIGKGQEYWEQENIREEMPACRQLFNIFHPYDPVAYRIEPLVCKEYISQRPVLIPYHRGGKRLHIGFQEFTEDLAVRTHSVKNYMISARDKVITLCQSRKFDNSEGESSEEEEETSYGSFMIERLTGSKSGRIDHMLQDKTFEHPYLQAIGAHTNYWRDYDTALFILKHLYRDTPEDQDIIEDPDLSIVSSMDKSKHESTSVGWYEPRDTIEEDLPLTFSDKVMVRSFSSKAKKVLQKHTAPNY
- the LOC108340264 gene encoding phospholipase SGR2 isoform X5, producing the protein MRDSLAIEASFLQREEELLSSWWREYAECSEGPRERLSSSTKSDTGSFLGRTEPSQLYEIEEERVGVPVKGGLYEVDMVSRHCFPVYWYGENRRVLRGHWFARKGGLDWLPLREDVAEQLEIAYRSQVWHRRTFQPSGLFAARVDLQGSTQGLHALFTGEDDTWEAWLNIDASGFSSFVSFTGNAIKLRRGYSPSNSPKPTQQDELRQQKEEAMDDYCSQVPVRHLVFMVHGIGQRLEKSNLVDDVGNFRHITASLAEQHLTAHQRGTQRVLFIPCQWRKGLKLSGETAVEKITLDGVRGLRVTLSATVHDVLYYMSPIYCQDIIDSVSNQLNRLYLKFLKRNPGYDGKVSLYGHSLGSVLSYDILCHQDNLSSPFPMEWMYKEHDQNENSLPNKEYNYVQNSLINPDDTFSMVSPSEENKGTQHTSPDMEEEYCEESSVLGPELSSVHEFSAEPSFVEPNNKGDVSEFLSDSSYTNVEKKGALDEPESMNVGLPADKDECKVARNKDEVINKLREEIDSLKAELESRHSINQTEEELHSVQKLSKKSPSIQDAPKSYTPYIKYTKLQFEVDTFFAVGSPLGVFLALRNIRIGIGKGQEYWEQENIREEMPACRQLFNIFHPYDPVAYRIEPLVCKEYISQRPVLIPYHRGGKRLHIGFQEFTEDLAVRTHSVKNYMISARDKVITLCQSRKFDNSEGESSEEEEETSYGSFMIERLTGSKSGRIDHMLQDKTFEHPYLQAIGAHTNYWRDYDTALFILKHLYRDTPEDQDIIEDPDLSIVSSMDKSKHESTSVGWYEPRDTIEEDLPLTFSDKVMVRSFSSKAKKVLQKHTAPNY
- the LOC108340264 gene encoding phospholipase SGR2 isoform X6, yielding MVSRHCFPVYWYGENRRVLRGHWFARKGGLDWLPLREDVAEQLEIAYRSQVWHRRTFQPSGLFAARVDLQGSTQGLHALFTGEDDTWEAWLNIDASGFSSFVSFTGNAIKLRRGYSPSNSPKPTQQDELRQQKEEAMDDYCSQVPVRHLVFMVHGIGQRLEKSNLVDDVGNFRHITASLAEQHLTAHQRGTQRVLFIPCQWRKGLKLSGETAVEKITLDGVRGLRVTLSATVHDVLYYMSPIYCQDIIDSVSNQLNRLYLKFLKRNPGYDGKVSLYGHSLGSVLSYDILCHQDNLSSPFPMEWMYKEHDQNENSLPNKEYNYVQNSLINPDDTFSMVSPSEENKGTQHTSPDMEEEYCEESSVLGPELSSVHEFSAEPSFVEPNNKGDVSEFLSDSSYTNVEKKGALDEPESMNVGLPADKDECKVARNKDEVINKLREEIDSLKAELESRHSINQTEEELHSVQKLSKKSPSIQDAPKSYTPYIKYTKLQFEVDTFFAVGSPLGVFLALRNIRIGIGKGQEYWEQENIREEMPACRQLFNIFHPYDPVAYRIEPLVCKEYISQRPVLIPYHRGGKRLHIGFQEFTEDLAVRTHSVKNYMISARDKVITLCQSRKFDNSEGESSEEEEETSYGSFMIERLTGSKSGRIDHMLQDKTFEHPYLQAIGAHTNYWRDYDTALFILKHLYRDTPEDQDIIEDPDLSIVSSMDKSKHESTSVGWYEPRDTIEEDLPLTFSDKVMVRSFSSKAKKVLQKHTAPNY